A genomic region of Oceaniferula marina contains the following coding sequences:
- a CDS encoding replication-associated recombination protein A, whose translation MTDSLFPEPLAEASGPATSHSNSPLPARMRPRTLNEVAGQQHILGEGSLLRRAIEADRFSSLIFYGPPGTGKTTLAGVIANTTNSRFEALNGVESNVSEIREKIGQAQQWKQLRDQTTILFIDEIHRFNKAQQDVLLPHVERGTVRFIGATTHNPYFYVNSPLVSRSQIFQLEAVPEQEIIQLLERAIADEERGLGRQSITADPKALKHIAGICDGDVRKALTALELAALTTPEDGDGSIQITLAIAEESIQQKAIVYDADGDGHYDTISAFIKSIRGSDPDAALYWLAKMLVAGEDPRFIARRLVISASEDIGLADSNALRVAMDAHKAFEFIGMPEGRIPLAHATVYLATAPKSNSAYAALSEAMQDVKSGRTLAVPEHLRTKTRKKLAKGSGASDETLEYHYSHNYEGNYVPQAYLPEGRQYYQPSQNGLELRIKERLDYWRGLWQEDKK comes from the coding sequence ATGACGGATTCTTTGTTTCCAGAGCCACTTGCCGAGGCCTCAGGCCCAGCAACAAGCCACAGCAACTCACCCTTACCCGCAAGGATGCGTCCGCGAACGCTCAACGAGGTGGCGGGACAACAACATATCCTCGGCGAAGGCAGTCTGCTGCGCCGGGCCATCGAGGCCGACCGCTTTTCCTCCCTGATCTTTTATGGCCCTCCGGGAACAGGCAAAACAACCCTCGCCGGCGTGATCGCCAACACCACCAACAGCCGCTTCGAAGCCCTTAACGGGGTCGAGTCAAACGTCTCCGAAATTCGCGAAAAAATCGGCCAAGCTCAACAGTGGAAACAACTCCGCGACCAAACCACCATCCTCTTTATTGATGAAATTCATCGTTTCAATAAGGCCCAACAGGATGTGCTTCTGCCTCACGTTGAACGTGGAACCGTGCGCTTCATCGGAGCCACCACCCACAACCCGTATTTTTACGTCAACTCACCACTGGTCTCCCGATCCCAGATCTTCCAGCTCGAAGCGGTCCCAGAACAAGAAATCATCCAACTCCTCGAACGAGCCATCGCTGATGAGGAACGAGGATTGGGCCGGCAATCGATCACCGCCGATCCCAAGGCGCTCAAACACATTGCCGGTATCTGCGACGGAGATGTCCGCAAGGCACTGACCGCCCTCGAGCTCGCAGCCCTGACTACCCCTGAGGATGGCGATGGCAGCATTCAGATCACTCTGGCCATTGCAGAGGAGTCGATCCAACAAAAGGCCATTGTCTATGATGCTGATGGCGACGGGCATTACGACACCATCTCAGCTTTTATCAAATCGATCCGAGGATCCGACCCGGATGCCGCTCTCTATTGGCTGGCAAAAATGTTAGTCGCCGGTGAAGACCCGCGTTTCATTGCACGCCGTCTCGTCATCTCAGCGAGCGAAGACATCGGGCTCGCAGACTCCAACGCCCTGCGTGTCGCCATGGATGCGCACAAGGCATTCGAATTCATCGGCATGCCCGAAGGCCGAATCCCTCTCGCCCACGCCACCGTTTACCTCGCCACCGCTCCAAAATCCAATAGTGCCTACGCCGCACTCAGCGAAGCAATGCAGGATGTTAAATCCGGCCGCACCCTCGCCGTGCCCGAACACCTACGAACCAAAACCCGCAAAAAACTGGCCAAGGGGTCAGGAGCGAGCGACGAAACCCTCGAATACCACTATTCCCACAACTACGAAGGAAACTACGTCCCCCAAGCCTATCTACCGGAAGGCAGGCAATACTACCAACCAAGCCAAAACGGACTGGAACTCAGGATCAAAGAGCGCCTCGATTATTGGCGTGGGCTGTGGCAGGAAGACAAAAAGTAA